ACGAGAAACACAAAACACTCCTTTAGAGATAATCAGCCGTTAACAATCTAAAATTAGCACGGACACGGCTGAAACTAACCGAAACAGAGTAATATTGAAGATGTAGCTTACCGCAGTTCCTAAATAGAGAGCCAAAGAGCAGTCTCAAGTGACTTCGACGGCAAAAGATTCCCAAAAACAAGATTCAGGCCAGGTCAAGCAGACTCTGACAGATACGCAGGCGGCCTTAATCAAAGAAGATTTTTGGACAGCACGCTCTCTGGCTGGCTGGGTAGGCGCAGCGCTTAGTGGCTTTGCCTGTCTATTTTTGGCCCTGTCGGCTGTGCACATCATGAGTCCCGGGCTGCAAGAGCAAGACATTGCCGACCGCGATCTCAAAGCCCCGAGCACAGTATCGGTACAAGACCGCGGTGAGACTGACAAAGTACGCGAAAAAGCCAGACAGAGCATTGTCCCAATTTTTCAGGTGGACAAAAGCCGCGACCAGCTCTCTATCAATAATATTGCCAGGACCCTGGCTCGGGCAGAGAGCCTGCAAGCTATGGGTATCGTGCCTCTTACACCAGTGCCACTGACGGCTGGGGCCAGTAACGAAGTAGCAAAAAAAACAGATAAAGCCATAACTACTAAAAAGATTTTGGCAAGCACAAACAAAATAAGTGCTGCTGAACAAAATCGCCTTTTGCAATTACCCGATGGTGAATTTGCTGAGGCGCTACTAAAACCGGCAATGGACAAGAGTGTCTGGCACGACGTAGTCCTGGAGTTTTTGCCTTATAACTGGACCCCCCAAGCGCAAAGTGCCGCTACCGATATCATCGCTAGCAATCTAGAAGCAAATCTAGTAATCGATCCCGAGAGCACAAGACAAAAAGCTGATGAAGTAACCAGTGCTGTCCTGCCAGTCCTCAAAGTAATCAAAGAAGGCGAAATAATCGTACCCCAGGGCTCGATTATCACCAGAGACAAACTATCCATACTGCAAGAGCTTGGTATCACCCATGTCAACCGCTGGCCCTTTATATTTAGTATGGCCATATCGCTTGGCGCAGCACTCATACTGGTAGGACTCTATCTCTACACTTACGAGACCAAACACTTTTTTTCGCCTAGCTCTATTGGACTGATGTTTACAGTACAGGTGGTGGTAGCTTCGGTGGCATCACTGGTCGGTAAGACCAATCCGCAGTTTGTGCCAATACCAGCTGCCGCACTGATTCTCACCATATTTTTTGGCAGACGGGCGGCGCTGGCTCTGACTATCCCAATGATTTTGTTATTAGCCGTCGATAGATTGATGGATTTGCACAGCCTTGGGGCACACACACTGGCTAGCTTAGGCGCTATCTGGGCCTATTCATCGGTGAGCCGCTCAGCGGTATTTAGTACCGGCATACTGGTAGCAGTTGGTCTTGTGGTCGGCGACCTGGCAGCTACGGCCCTTGACCATACCTTTTTGGGTTGGGGCTCTTTTGGTAAGAGACTCTTGCTAGATTTTGCTGGTGGTATCACGAGCTCTATTGTGGCAGTGGGCAGTTTGCCATTTTTAGAAAATCTCTTTGGCTTAATCACACCTTTTAGACTGGCCGAGCTAACCGATGCCAACCAGCCTCTCTTGCGCCGACTGGAAGAAAACGCCCCGGGCACTTATCAACACAGCCTGGCTGTAGCCAATATGGCCGAAGCCGGTGCCAAAGCCATCTATGCCGATGCCAATTTAGTCAGAGCTGGTGCCCTTTATCACGATATTGGCAAAATGGTACGTCCCAAATACTTCATCGAAAACCAGCTAGGTGCCACCAATCCCCACGACTCAATGTCACCAGAAGACAGCAGAGCCAGGGTACTGGCACACGTCAGCGATGGTATCGCTCTGGCCCAAAAATACTCACTGCCCAAAGCAATTCAAGACTTTATCCCGATGCACCAGGGCACCACTTTGATGGCTTATTTTTATCACAAAGCCTGCACCAGAGATGGTGCGGACAATGTTGATCCCAGCACTTACCGCTATCCTGGTCCCAAGCCAAACTCCAAAGAAACAGCGATAGTTATGCTTGCCGACGTAGCCGAAGCCGTTACTCACTCCATGCGCGATCCCAGTCAGGAAGAAGTAGATGAGGCTCTCACCAAAGTATTCCAGAACCGCTGGGACGATGGTCAATTTAACGAAAGCACTCTCAGCTACGAAGAAATGCAAAAAGTCAAAAGTGGCTTTGCCAGAGTGTGGCGTACATTGCACCACGAAAGACTGAAATACCCCTCTACTACAACTGGCAAAATGGCCATCGCTCCAGCCCACGAAAAAGCTCTAGAAGCAGAAAAGAACGACCGCCAGCTAATTGCTGACAAAGCGGCAGAGAGCGCACTGCAAGCTGATTGCTGTGCTAACGAAGAAGAAAACCCAAAGCCATAACTATTGATATTTAAGTCTGGTACGGTGCAATGCACCCAGGCGAATTAGTGCTTCGTCAGCCCCAATCTTTTCGCTCACAGCACCATCTAGAGCCACAATAGCGCGCTCATATGGAATAGCTTGTTGCAACATCAAACAGCTCAGACGCAAAGAGTTATATACAGCATGCTCCTCGCAAAGCTTGTTGTCTATCAAGATCCGCGCCACCGATGAAGACTGATTGTAATTGACTTCCAAACGCTCTTTTATATCTTTTGAAAGTTCATCATTTGATAGTTTGAGCCGCCCTGAATCTTTGAGGAGCTGACACATCAAACGCGCTGGATTACCGCTAGCGGCCTGAGCACAGCTCTCTGACAGAGCCTGGACAAAGCCCTGCTCAAGCTCTCGGATGCGCATATAGACATCACGAGCAAGCTCCATCGTCAGTGTCTCGTTATCGATCATCTCCTGCATCTCGACAGAGCGAGTTATCAAATGAGGACCAATACCAGTAATCTCACAAAAAGCCTGACCACAGGGTATAGCCTTAGTCAGAGCCAATTGCAGAGCCGATATCAGCCCCATATCGTCAATCATGCCGGCGGCAAATAGTAACTCACCAAGCCGAGGCGTACCGCGGCGCATGGTGGGCCGCATCTAATAACTGCTGCGATAACAAAGTCCGGTAACAAAATATATGACCAAGAGGCAGACCAGTGCGTTGATTGACAGCAAGAGCCTCGTCCAGATCTTCTTGCGATACAAGTCCTGCTTGAGTCAAAATTTGACCCAATTTGTTGCTTAAAAGGTCCTCTGGTTGGACTACACTAGCCCTGGTAAAGGCCTCAGATAGCTCCAGCCCATCGCTATAGGCAGTGGCAAGTACTCGCACACCCATGTTAAAAGGCAGTTGTCGATTATTGATAAGAGCCTGGATATCGAGAGCGATGCGCAGCTGATCTTCGGTCAAATAGCCAGATGTGGTTAAAATTTTGCCTAAAGGCATACCTTTTTCTTCAAAGTTACTCAGTGCCTCTTTGAGAAACTCATAACTGATAATGCCCGATGCTTTGAGTAAATCGCCAAGTCGCACATGGCCAATGGCCATGGTCAGCGCGTCGTTAATACCCGAAGCGGTAAAGCCCTCGCGCCGCACCTGCGCAGGCAGGGAGGACTGGGTCAACGAAAGATTAGGTTTATTGGATTCGCCCTGACTCAAGATTGCTCTCTAAAAAAACTGATTGTCGTCTGACCATATTGCCTTGTATCGACTCTTACTAGGCTATCACTTACCCCCAATAAAGGATCGTCAGTCATATGCTCAACGATAAAGAGCCCGTCTGCTCTCAAAAGATCTGCTTCGACGATAAGGCTAGCGAGCTTGGGTCCGAGTTTTTGCTTGTAAGGCGGGTCAGCAAAAATGATGTCAAAACCGTTACTATTGAGCTGACCCAGCACCTTGAGAACATCCCCCTGGATAACCTCGACACAACTGTCCTCGAGACCAAAATTGCTCGCTGACTGAGTGATAGCCCGCACTGAATGGGGGTTTTGCTCAACAAATGTAACAGAGGTTGCCCCGCGACTCAGTGCTTCAAAGCCCATCAGTCCAGTGCCAGCAAAGAGATCGAGGAAGCTCAAACCTCTCAATCTGTGTCCTAAAATGTTAAAAAAAGCCTGCCGCACTTTTGAAGCTGTGGGCCTGACAGCGAGCCCTTTTGGACACGTTACCAACCTGCCTCTCAGCTCTCCACCAGTGATGCGCACAAAAATACCTCAGAAGCTCTCATGTTAACATGGACTGGCTTGCACAGGCTTTCTGCACCCTAACAATGAGGCAACCCCATGAGCGCCCGCCGTATAGCTCGAGAACTGGCAATAATAGTAATGCCGCAGCTTCCCAAGAATACTGAGAAGCTAAATGAAGTCGAGATCATGCAGTTGTCCGATAAAGCAATCCATATGCTGGTGGACTATGCCAGACAAAATCTTATGGATGCTCAGGCTCTTGTGGTTACCGCCAGCAACGAATTAACCGAAATTGAAGTCGAACACGAATCGAATAAAAATTTAGTCGAAGACCTCAAAGCAGTACCCTTAAACTCTGGGCAAATAAAAGAAAAATTGCGCACACTGGAGACTGCTATATCGCTCGTCTCAGAAGCACTCGACATACCAGATATGGCGATGGCATCTGGCTCAGTCAATCTCCATGCCAATTGCAAAAAGTGCGGTACTGGTATCAATATCAGTGTCGAAAAACCACACAAAGAAGAAGTCCGCAATTTTGTTGTCAGACTGGTGACAAACTATCTAGACAACAAAGACTTGATTGACGAATTTATCAAAAGAGCCCGCACAAAATGGCGCGTAGAGCGCATGGTCTCAGTCGATAGAGATATCCTCAGACTAGCCTGTGCCGAAGCCTTTTTTATGCACGACATCCCGGTCAAAGTAGCAGTCTCAGAAGCAGTGGAATTATCCCACCGCTTTGCCGACGCCAAAGCCGCCAAGTTTATCAACGGTATCCTCGGAGATCTTGTAGAAGAAGCCGAAGCGGTAAGAAGAGTCTATGCCAAGAAACAGTCTGACGACAAAAAGTTAGAGGTCTAAAATGAGCGACAACGGACCACAGGGTAATAAAAGAGGCTTTTGGGGCACCACCCTGACCAAGCTAAAATCAGTCCTGGCCAAAACCAAAGAACAAGTACAGGACGCAGAAGCTGAGCTAAATGACGAAGCCACGGCCGGTACATCACAGCCAGTCCAGGCAACTCAAAACACCCAGACAGCACCACAGCCGGCACCACAACCAGTGGCTGTGGCACAAATCGCCAAGCCAGACAGCTGGCACAAATCTGTCGATCAAGATTACATCGAAAACTTAGAAGAGCGCCTGATAAGAGCCGACCTCGGTCTTGCTACAGTTACTCCAATCATCCAAAAACTGGAACAAGAATCAAAAGGCAAAAACTGGACCGGTAAAGATGTAGACGCCTTTTTAAAACGTCAATTTAGTGAACTACTAGCAAGCGCACCGAGCTCGACACTGGGCTATAAAGCCGGACAGGTCAATGTCTATTTGATAGTGGGCGTAAACGGCGTAGGCAAAACTACCAGTATTGGTAAACTTGCCAGCAGATTTAAAAGCGAAGGCAAAAGAGTTTTGCTGGCTGCCGGTGATACTTTTAGAGCAGCGGCAGAGTCTCAACTAGAGATCTGGTCCAATAGAGCTGGTGTAGACATAGTCAGACTGGCAGAGGGAGCCGATCCTGGCGCTGTTGTGTTTCAGGCAGTAAAAAAAGCCAGAGACGAAAATTACGATGTCCTTTTAATCGACACAGCCGGACGTCTCCATAACAAAACCAACTTGATGGACGAACTCAAAAAAGTCCGCGGTGTCATCGAAAAACACGCCAGCGATCTGCCACTGGAGAGCCTATTGGTGCTTGATGCCAGCACTGGTCAAAACGGACTGCAACAAGCAAAAGTCTTTTGCGAAGTAGCCGGTCTTACTGGTGTTGTCCTGACAAAACTAGATGGCACCGCCAAAGGTGGCGTAGTTTTTGCCATCGCCAGAGAGCTTAAAATACCAGTCAAACTGATTGGCATCGGCGAAAAAATGGAAGACCTGCGCGACTTTGAGCCTGGTCTCTTTGTCGAAGCACTATTTTAAAATCACCAAAATTGCCACCAGGGCTTGCCGTCCGCTTTTTTGTCAGCACTGCCAGGTAACTTTACTTCGGTAAAGCGACCGACACTATCGTAGTAAAGCTCAGTGCCATTGGTGGGATTTTTTATCTGACAGTCAGCGATTGCCTTGACCCAGTCTTCAAAACTGGGGGCAGTCACAGCATAGCCAAAAGGATCATGGCAAAAGTAGTAAATCGACTGATCCTCTGACTTTGGGCTAATACCAATACTATTGCCACAGCCGTCCACATTAAAAGCTAGTGCAATATAGCCCTCCATCTCGCCGCAATCAGCATCAAAGGCATAAAGATGGTCAGGATGGGCCACTCCAGCCAGGGCCCAGATGCCCGGGCCTATTGTTTGCATAAACGCACGATATCCATCAGGCAGCTTTATGCCAAGCCTCTCCTCACAGCTCAATAGCTCGGCGTCAGTGACAACTCTCGGCGAGGGCAATGCAGTCCAAGTCTTTTTGGCGCCCTCATTATAGATACCAGGCTCAAAGAGCGGCTTACCACCGGCTTTAGCCTGGGCATTGGCATTCAGATATTCGATAAAATCAGTCATACTACCTGTCAGTGCAAAGGGGCAAACAAATCAGGCTCCATTTTACCCTCACTTTTGACTGCTTTGATATCGCATCCGGGCATCAATATTTTTAGCTGCCGGACCTTCTCCTCGTCAAATTTTTCGGACGATATCTTGAGATTGGCTAGCTTACGCCTCTTAGCCAGTTTGGCCAAACCGTTATAAGTTATGGCAGTGCCATTGATTTCTAATTTGGCAAGACGAGGACAAGCGGCCAAAAACTCCACCGCATTATCATTAATGTGGCTGTTAAAGCCTAAGGACAGTCGCCTAAGCTTTGGAGCTTTTGCTATATAAAAGAGACTGTCATTAGTGAGATGGCAGTTAGCCATAAACAAAGTCTCCAGGCTTGGCAGGTCACAAATAGATTTTAGTTGTGCTTGGTTTATGGGATCAAAACTCAAATCCAGCCGCTTGAGGGACTTTGACTGAGTCAGATATTTGAGCCCGGCACCGGTGACATTGGTTTTATTGATTACTAAGTCTTTTAGGTTTTTGACTTTGCCAATCTGCTCCAGATCTTTATCATCAACCTCAGTGTTACTCATAATGATGCGACCCAAACCATCCAGCCTGGACAGATACTTGTAGTTATGTGATTTGACCACTAGCTGATTAAAATCAATCGAAGCCAGTGCGTTTTTATCAAGCTTATCGAGCCAACCAAGATCGCTAGCACCATAAAAGTTGAGTTCTAGATGCAAACTGTGATCTGCTGGATAAACTTGCTCACCCTGAGCTAACTTAGCGGGAAACTTATTAAGATCGGTGGGAAATTGTCTTTTAATCACGCCCATATCAATAATCCGTCCCACAGCTTTGTGCGGAGGGAATTTGACCGTAACAGTGGCACCACTGACTTGCGCTTGACACTGACAATTGGCAGCAAAAAGACTGGCTGTTATTAGAGCCATTAGCCTAACAATTAGTGGTACCCTGAATTGCATTTTCACTATTAACTGCTATCCAATACAAACATCTTATCATCGTCCCTTCGCTTTAAAAATGGACAAAAGTCATGCAAATTTTGATTATCGGCGGCACAAAATTTTTAGGCAGACATATTGTGCAAGCCGCCCTTAAGCGCGGACACACAGTGACCACCTTTAATCGAGGTACCGCTAATCTAAAAGAACAGAGTGCCGTTAAAAAACTCATTGGTGATCGCAATAAGGATTTGAGTTTGCTTAAAACTCAAAGCTGGGACGCCGTAATCGACACCTGCGGCAGCGATCCTGAGTCTGTACAAAAGTCTTGCGAGTATTTACTGGAGCTAACAGACAGTTACACTTTTATCTCGACAATCTCAGTGTATAAAGACTATGCCGGTCCAGACCAGAGCGAGAGCTTGACGCTCAAAAATATCGACACAGACAAAAGAGAATACGGATCTCTTAAAGCGGCATGTGAAGCCATTGTCGAAAAACTCTATCGGCAAAATCATCAGATACTGAGACCCGGATTAATAGTAGGACCATACGACCCGACCGATAGATTTACCTACTGGCCTGGCCGCATCGCCAGAGGTGGTAAGGTATTGGCGCCATGGAGTGAAATGCCCCTCTGGGTGCCCGAAGACGAACCAGACCTGGCTGGTTTTTTGGCCATTGATAGTAGCAAAGCAAGAGCCGCCGGTCTTAAATTTAGACCGCTCAAAAGTACGATAAAAGACACCTACGACTGGGACTTGAGTCGCAGCCAAGCTGAATATCTAGCTGGTCTGAGTGCTGAGCGTGAGGCTAAGCTTTTGAGCCAATAAGCTCAAGGGCATCAGGATTTTCGATAGAAGAAAGATCGCCTACCGCTTCACCCAGATATTTGCGACGGATAGAGGCTCGTACAATCTTGCCAGAGCGTGTCTTAGGTAGTGACTGTATAGCGATGATAGTATCGGGCTTGAGAGTGGCGCCAAGACGCTTGCCGACCATATCTCTGAGCTGTGCTTCCACATCTTTGGAGTAGCTCACACCAGGCATCATCACAATAAAGCAAACCAGACATTCGCCTTTGACTTCATGGGGTACACCAATAACAGCAGCCTCAGCTACCTGGGCATGCTCGACCAGTACTGACTCTACTTCGCCAGGTCCAACTCTTTTGCCAGCCACTTTGATTGTATCGTCAGAGCGTCCATACAAAAACCAGGAGCCGTCGCTATCGACTTTGGCCCAGTCGCCGTGGTACCAGATACCAGGATACTTAGCAAAATAAGTATCTTCATAGCGCTGGGGATCGCCGAGGAATCCTCTAGTCATGGACGGTGCGGGCTGCTTGCAGACCAGATGACCAATCTCACCATGGATGCTTTCGCCAGCCTCGTTGAATACATCAATATCCATACCAAGTCCAGGTCCACCAAGAGAGCAAGACTTGAGCGGCATCACAGGCAGTGGCATAAGCAAACAGCCCACGACCTCGGTGCCACCACTGATATTGATAATAGGGCAGCGCTTTTGACCTACGTTATCAAAAAACCACATATAACTATCGTGGTCCCAGGGCTCGCCGGTGGAGCCAAGCAGACGCAGACTGGAGAGGTCGGCTTTTTTGACCCACTCATCTCCATAAGCTCTTAGACCACGGATGAGGGTGGGGCTAATGCCCAGAGTGTTTACTTTGTATCTATCTACCATTTGCCAGACACAGTCTGGTTCGGGATAGCCAGGGTGACCTTCGTAGACAACCATGGTGGCACCCCAAAACATAGTGCCGATCATTTCCCATGGTCCCATCATCCAACCGATATCTGTAACCCAAAAGAAAACATCGTCGCTTTTGAGGTCAAAGGCAAAACCAAGCTCTTTAGCAATTTGAGCCAGAGCACCGGCATGTGTATGTACTGTGCCTTTGGGCTTACCTGTTGTACCAGATGTATAGAGATACATACTGGGATGCTCCGCCGAGAGGTCTTTGATAGTCTCAGCCACTGGAGCGTCTTTGAGCAAATCATGGAGCCAGTGATCGCGACCAGCCTGCATTTTTACTTCGTTATCGCAGTGCTTGTAGACGATGACATGCTCTACTTCTGTACCGCTTGCTACAGCCTCATCGGCTTCGGCTTTGATTGGTATCAATTTGCCACGACGCTTGCCGCCATCAGCTGTAAATAATATTTTGGCTTTAGAGTCCACCAGACGACTGGTCAGAGAGTGCGGTCCAAAGCCGCTAAAGACAGGCACAGCCACAGCACCAATCTTGAGACAGGCAAAGAGCACTGCCACTACTTCCGGTACCATCGGCATATAGATACCAATAGCATCGCCCGGTTTGACATTGAGCTTGAGCATGGCACCAGCGATTTTGGACGACAGCTCAGACAGCTCACCATAAGTCAGTTTACGCTTTCTACCGTCTTCGCCTTCCCAGATCATTGCCATATGATCTTTGCCAACCGAGGTGCGGCAACCAGATACTTTGCCTTTTTCTTGATGAAAATCCAGACAGTTACTAACTATATTGAGCTCGCCGTCCTTAAACCATTTGGTCCAGGCAAAACCTTTGCTATCGTCTTTTAGCTTTGTGTAAGGCTTGTTCCACTCAAAGCCCATATATTTGATAGCCGCTTCCCAAAACCACTCAGTATCACTATTGGAGCGCTCAATCAAAGCACGCCAGTCTTTGATGCCGTGGAGCTTCATAAAGTCCGTCACCCGACTTTCGAGATATTGACCGGAGGGTTGCCAAATAATTTCCTGGGTGACTGTGTTATTCATGAGTACTCTACTTGGATGTGACTAATACAAATGCTTGCAGTGATGCCTGGTCTGATAAATACCGCTAAAGATTTTACCCCCAAGGGGCTCTTTACAAGGGCATTTGACCTACAAATTACTAGATTTTAGGCATCCTACTGCAGATGCAATACATCCGGAATCGAGCGAATCAGCACTTCTATAGCCAGCAGGATGCAGCCAAGCAGATTGGCAGTAAGGGCGCAGGCCCAGACTAGCCTTGCTTCTCGCCGCTCAAGCAACATCAAAATAGTGCCTTCTACCATCACCGAATAAGTACCAAAGAGTGTCAGCCCCCAGGGCATACTGCCAGTCATATAAGGTCCAAGACCAAGGACAAGCCCCAGAAAAGAGGCAAAATTCATCATCAAAGAGTCATAAAGACAACGCGGCAAACTGCCCCAATGCATCCGCCAGAGCACAATAGCTTCTACAATTACTATAGGAAAAAACTGGAAGACGTAAAATCCGAGCATCAAGTCCCGCTTGTAAAACAGATAATATGAATAGCATAAAGTCTAAAGGCAAATAACCGTGACGATTGGACCAGAAGAAGAACAAAATATCTGGCCAGGCGCACAGCCGAGGCCTCCACAAAATTATCAAGAGCAAGCCAGTACGGCAAGAGTGGACGGCATGGCATCGGCGGAGGCAATCTTTAGAAACAGGCCAATCCAACCGGCTGGCTACCAGGTCGGTCAAATTGTCTCTGGCCATTATGAAATCCTGGAACTTGTAGGCAAAGGCGGCATGAGCCTGGTCTATAAAGCACGCCATGCCCTTATCGACCAACTGCGGGCCATCAAAGTGCTTGTGGCACCAAACGATCCAGGCGGCAGAGCGCTTTTGAGATTTCAGGAGGAAGCGCGCCTGGCCATGCAGCTAGAGCATGCCAACATCGTGCGCGTCCTGGAGTTTGCCTATCCTGCTGACGGACAGCCTTTTATGGTGATGGACTATATCGAGGGACGCTCCCTGGAGCAGGAGCTTGCTCTGTTTAAACGCTTGTCTGCCGAGCGGGCAATTATCATTGCCAATCAGGTCATAGATGCCCTCGAGTATATCCATAGCAAAGGCATCATCCACCGCGATCTCAAGCCAGCCAATCTGATACTACTCAAAGACACAGACGCTAGAGGCAACACTCAGGTCTCAGGCAAAATCAAACTGATTGACTTTGGCATCGCCAAAAAACTCATTGACGATGAAGAAGACTCCAGACTGGTCACACCCTCAGGCGAAATAGTGGGCTCGCCCCAGCATATGAGCCCAGAGCAATGTGCTGGAGAGCCTATGGATGAGCGCTCCGAGATATATAGTCTGGGCTGCATACTCTATGAAATGTTATCGGGTAAGCCACCCATACAGGGCAAAAATGCGCTCGATACTTTGCGCATGCAAACATCAGTAGAGCCAAGACCGCTAGCCAGTCTGGTAGAAAGCTCCGAAGCTAAAGCCTTAGCACCAGTGGTACACCACTGCCTGGCCAAAGATCCTGACGAGCGCTATCAATCACTAAGCGATCTAAGAGCAGCGCTCAAACAAAAACAAAAGAATAAAAGCAAAGTAAAACTGTTTGTAGCTGCCACCGCCGGTGGTTTACTAGTATCCTTTGCCAGTGGTTTTATGCTCAGCCAGACTATAAAAGGCTCAAGCACAGCTGCCGGTTTAGTAAACACCAATGCCACAAAAGCAACAAACACAATCAGTAAAATCACTCCAGAAATATCAGCCTTTGTCTCTAGCATGCTGGACTCCAGCGACAACATAGAGGCAATTACCAAATACCCAGCGATGAGAGATAACAAGTACAGGCGCGAGGCCGAGTCACTGTTACAGGACCTCAATCTGGCAGCAACACTCAATAGCAAACTTAGTAGCCGACTGGATAAGCTGGCATTTGATGATAGAGACTATGTCGACTCAGCTTACAAAAGTCGATTTTTGATCTAGCGAGCAAACGTAGCAGCGAAAAAGACAGCAAAGCAACAAAAGTTGAGACTGAGCGACTTAAGACACTCTATCTATTAGCTGCCGCTCAATCAGCAGTCTGGCTACCAGATATAAATCCGCATCATTATTTTTGGAATACTATGGAAGCAGCAGGAAAGCTCAAGGATACAGATCCAAACAAAGGCTGGC
Above is a window of Candidatus Obscuribacter sp. DNA encoding:
- a CDS encoding HDIG domain-containing protein — translated: MTSTAKDSQKQDSGQVKQTLTDTQAALIKEDFWTARSLAGWVGAALSGFACLFLALSAVHIMSPGLQEQDIADRDLKAPSTVSVQDRGETDKVREKARQSIVPIFQVDKSRDQLSINNIARTLARAESLQAMGIVPLTPVPLTAGASNEVAKKTDKAITTKKILASTNKISAAEQNRLLQLPDGEFAEALLKPAMDKSVWHDVVLEFLPYNWTPQAQSAATDIIASNLEANLVIDPESTRQKADEVTSAVLPVLKVIKEGEIIVPQGSIITRDKLSILQELGITHVNRWPFIFSMAISLGAALILVGLYLYTYETKHFFSPSSIGLMFTVQVVVASVASLVGKTNPQFVPIPAAALILTIFFGRRAALALTIPMILLLAVDRLMDLHSLGAHTLASLGAIWAYSSVSRSAVFSTGILVAVGLVVGDLAATALDHTFLGWGSFGKRLLLDFAGGITSSIVAVGSLPFLENLFGLITPFRLAELTDANQPLLRRLEENAPGTYQHSLAVANMAEAGAKAIYADANLVRAGALYHDIGKMVRPKYFIENQLGATNPHDSMSPEDSRARVLAHVSDGIALAQKYSLPKAIQDFIPMHQGTTLMAYFYHKACTRDGADNVDPSTYRYPGPKPNSKETAIVMLADVAEAVTHSMRDPSQEEVDEALTKVFQNRWDDGQFNESTLSYEEMQKVKSGFARVWRTLHHERLKYPSTTTGKMAIAPAHEKALEAEKNDRQLIADKAAESALQADCCANEEENPKP
- the rsmD gene encoding 16S rRNA (guanine(966)-N(2))-methyltransferase RsmD, with the protein product MRITGGELRGRLVTCPKGLAVRPTASKVRQAFFNILGHRLRGLSFLDLFAGTGLMGFEALSRGATSVTFVEQNPHSVRAITQSASNFGLEDSCVEVIQGDVLKVLGQLNSNGFDIIFADPPYKQKLGPKLASLIVEADLLRADGLFIVEHMTDDPLLGVSDSLVRVDTRQYGQTTISFFREQS
- the nusB gene encoding transcription antitermination factor NusB, which codes for MSARRIARELAIIVMPQLPKNTEKLNEVEIMQLSDKAIHMLVDYARQNLMDAQALVVTASNELTEIEVEHESNKNLVEDLKAVPLNSGQIKEKLRTLETAISLVSEALDIPDMAMASGSVNLHANCKKCGTGINISVEKPHKEEVRNFVVRLVTNYLDNKDLIDEFIKRARTKWRVERMVSVDRDILRLACAEAFFMHDIPVKVAVSEAVELSHRFADAKAAKFINGILGDLVEEAEAVRRVYAKKQSDDKKLEV
- the ftsY gene encoding signal recognition particle-docking protein FtsY produces the protein MSDNGPQGNKRGFWGTTLTKLKSVLAKTKEQVQDAEAELNDEATAGTSQPVQATQNTQTAPQPAPQPVAVAQIAKPDSWHKSVDQDYIENLEERLIRADLGLATVTPIIQKLEQESKGKNWTGKDVDAFLKRQFSELLASAPSSTLGYKAGQVNVYLIVGVNGVGKTTSIGKLASRFKSEGKRVLLAAGDTFRAAAESQLEIWSNRAGVDIVRLAEGADPGAVVFQAVKKARDENYDVLLIDTAGRLHNKTNLMDELKKVRGVIEKHASDLPLESLLVLDASTGQNGLQQAKVFCEVAGLTGVVLTKLDGTAKGGVVFAIARELKIPVKLIGIGEKMEDLRDFEPGLFVEALF
- a CDS encoding SMI1/KNR4 family protein → MTDFIEYLNANAQAKAGGKPLFEPGIYNEGAKKTWTALPSPRVVTDAELLSCEERLGIKLPDGYRAFMQTIGPGIWALAGVAHPDHLYAFDADCGEMEGYIALAFNVDGCGNSIGISPKSEDQSIYYFCHDPFGYAVTAPSFEDWVKAIADCQIKNPTNGTELYYDSVGRFTEVKLPGSADKKADGKPWWQFW
- a CDS encoding NAD-dependent epimerase/dehydratase family protein, which produces MQILIIGGTKFLGRHIVQAALKRGHTVTTFNRGTANLKEQSAVKKLIGDRNKDLSLLKTQSWDAVIDTCGSDPESVQKSCEYLLELTDSYTFISTISVYKDYAGPDQSESLTLKNIDTDKREYGSLKAACEAIVEKLYRQNHQILRPGLIVGPYDPTDRFTYWPGRIARGGKVLAPWSEMPLWVPEDEPDLAGFLAIDSSKARAAGLKFRPLKSTIKDTYDWDLSRSQAEYLAGLSAEREAKLLSQ
- a CDS encoding AMP-binding protein — encoded protein: MNNTVTQEIIWQPSGQYLESRVTDFMKLHGIKDWRALIERSNSDTEWFWEAAIKYMGFEWNKPYTKLKDDSKGFAWTKWFKDGELNIVSNCLDFHQEKGKVSGCRTSVGKDHMAMIWEGEDGRKRKLTYGELSELSSKIAGAMLKLNVKPGDAIGIYMPMVPEVVAVLFACLKIGAVAVPVFSGFGPHSLTSRLVDSKAKILFTADGGKRRGKLIPIKAEADEAVASGTEVEHVIVYKHCDNEVKMQAGRDHWLHDLLKDAPVAETIKDLSAEHPSMYLYTSGTTGKPKGTVHTHAGALAQIAKELGFAFDLKSDDVFFWVTDIGWMMGPWEMIGTMFWGATMVVYEGHPGYPEPDCVWQMVDRYKVNTLGISPTLIRGLRAYGDEWVKKADLSSLRLLGSTGEPWDHDSYMWFFDNVGQKRCPIINISGGTEVVGCLLMPLPVMPLKSCSLGGPGLGMDIDVFNEAGESIHGEIGHLVCKQPAPSMTRGFLGDPQRYEDTYFAKYPGIWYHGDWAKVDSDGSWFLYGRSDDTIKVAGKRVGPGEVESVLVEHAQVAEAAVIGVPHEVKGECLVCFIVMMPGVSYSKDVEAQLRDMVGKRLGATLKPDTIIAIQSLPKTRSGKIVRASIRRKYLGEAVGDLSSIENPDALELIGSKA